From Triticum aestivum cultivar Chinese Spring chromosome 4A, IWGSC CS RefSeq v2.1, whole genome shotgun sequence, a single genomic window includes:
- the LOC123086967 gene encoding GRF-interacting factor 1 gives MQQQHLMQMNQSMMGGYASSTTVTTDLIQQYLDENKQLILAILDNQNNGKVEECARNQAKLQQNLMYLAAIADSQPPQTASLSQYPSNLMMQSGPRYMPQQSAQMMSPQSLMAARSSMMYAQQAMSPLQQQQQQQQQHQAASHGQLGMSSGATTGFNLLHGEASMGGGGGATGNSMMNAGVFSDYGRGGSGAKEGSTSLSADARGANSGAHSGDGEYLKGTEEEGS, from the exons ATGCAGCAGCAACACCTGATGCAGATGAACCAGAGCATGATGGGGGGCTACGCTTCCTCTACCACTGTCACCACTGATCTCATTCAGCAG TACCTGGATGAGAACAAGCAGCTGATCCTGGCCATCCTCGACAACCAGAACAACGGCAAGGTGGAGGAGTGTGCACG GAACCAAGCTAAGCTCCAGCAGAACCTCATgtacctcgccgccatcgccgacaGCCAGCCGCCGCAGACGGCGTCGCTGTCTCAG TACCCGTCCAACCTGATGATGCAGTCCGGGCCGCGGTACATGCCGCAGCAGTCGGCGCAGATGATGTCGCCGCAGTCGCTGATGGCGGCGCGGTCGTCGATGATGTACGCGCAGCAGGCCATGTCGccgctccagcagcagcagcagcagcagcagcagcaccaggcGGCCTCGCACGGCCAGCTGGGGATGTCCTCCGGCGCGACCACCgggttcaacctcctccacggtgaGGCCagcatgggcggcggcggcggcgccactggCAACAGCATGATGAACGCCGGCGTCTTCTCGGACTACggccgcggcggcagcggcgccaaGGAGGGGTCGACCTCGCTGTCGGCCGACGCTCGCGGCGCCAACTCTGGCGCGCACAGCGGCGACGGGGAGTACCTCAAGGGCACCGAGGAGGAGGGAAGCTAG